The Leishmania infantum JPCM5 genome chromosome 28 sequence AGCAAAGCGAGTGTCCCACGGCTCTACTCGTTTTGTGGAACTGAAATCGACATACGCTCGGAGACTGTCTGCCAAAACGCGGTGGCGGTCGAGGAGGTACTCATCGCGCCACTTCTGCGCCTTCTCATGAAATCCGGGGCCCACTTTCGGACGCTTCTTCGGCTTCGCCCAAAAGCGCTTCTGGCACGTCAAACTACCACGAAAAGCGGCAGTGAGCCCACGCAGATCAGCGCTGCTAACAAAACTGCGGTTCATGACTCCGTTGGTTGCGTCACAATACAATGCGGCTCCTCGACGAGAACAGGCGATAAGAGACAAACAAGGCACCAACGGCAGGGGAAGGAATACAGGTCAGCGAGGCCTAcaactgctgctgttccgGAAAGGCGACAGCAACAACGATCAAAATAGGTGGAGCGTCACAGTGTGGGGGCAAATGCGTGATTCGTGGCTTCAAGATGTGCATACGTACGTGTGTTGTTACAAACGGAGCAGCAAGTAAGCGTTCGAAGACGCCAACTTGCCCGGAAGACTCGTGTGGAGAGGAGAAAACAATTGAAGTGccaaaaaaaggggggcagcagcggtggatGCCGAGAACTTGAAAACACCATTGCGAGAaggggaaaggagaggaTGAGTAAACGCGTTACTGTCGCCACaagcagacacacgcaggtAAAGATAAAGAATCAGCAAAGGGGAAAAGCATAAAACCCCTGTGGCGAGTTTATCCTCTCCGGTAGGTAACGCAACACCCTCTATTGATGCGGTCAGCGCACACTAGCGCCAGCGAAGCGGAGGATcccgaaacacacacacagagagataCCTGAGGCGGGAAGCGGTTGTTTCACTCGACAAAGCGCCGTTCGGACTCGTGACACGCAGCCACTTCAGCCGGTGAATTTCTCTTTCCTggtcctcctcgctcacgTATAATcttcgtttttgttgtttctccctctttgtCGTGCTCTGATCAGCTTAGCAACTTCAGCGGCGTCAATGCTCCCCTCACGTGAGGTGTCGAGGAGTGaaggcacagacacgcacctTATGTCTTATAGCGCAGAAGCTCCTCCAGTCGAGACACATTCGCCTTCAGCGTGGCCAGCTCTTCGCACAACTCCTCCGCTGACAGCGTGGAATCGGGATTCTGGAGAGGCGACGCCGTGACCCCCTTGCCTACCGGAGACTGGGGCTCTACTGCGAGCGGTTGGGCGGCAAATCGTCTATTCGTGTGCTCCCGCAGTCTCTCTTCGCGCCGCTCTTCAAAGTACTGGATCGCCCCTTGCTTTTGAAGCTTCTCTTGTGCTCTCTTGAGGCGCAGTTCTTCAGCCTGTTTAGCATCCAGTTTTCGCCAGTACATctcccgcaccgcctccttcacgagctcagcagcggcctcctccttcgcttCCTCATCCGTCAGTGCTAGGGCTACCTTCATGGGGTCCTGTGGGAGGGGAATGCGCGCAAAGAGATCGTCGACCTTGGCATCCAAGCTCTTTGAGAACGCCTCGTCCGCCTCCGGGCTCTCCATGTGAGAGAGCTCTGCGCGGTGCACGTAGTTTTGCAGTGTCTCCCCTATTCCTTTCGTGCGCAGCTCAGTCTCGTCTCTTAGATCCTCCTGGAGGGTCTTCAGCAGGCTGCCGGCCATGGTGGCTGTGCCGAGAATGCTGCCAGTACCGCACCCAGAGaaccagcggcggcatcctcCGCGAAGCGGTAAAATGGACAAGCGAACGCCGTAGCCCATCCCTCACCTAGGCGCTTTTTTCTCGGTTTTGTTTCTTGCTCAGTGGTGCGACGATCAGTACAACACATACATGCCCACATACAAGTACAAAAGCGCACGGAAGTCGGCTACGAGCACAGCTAGTTCCTCACCGCCTTCGCGATGATCATTGTCATGGACATGCAGAGGAAAGGTGAAGCAAACGAAACAGTGAAAACAAAGAGGAGAGTCGGAAGAGTGAGATGTATCATGAGCATGCGTGTGCTGATGCCACAAGTATGGAAGGCGCTTAACGGTGCAGACAGCATTTGCATAAAGAATCCGAAGAGAACTCAGCTGTGTTGATTATAGCCTTCCAGCGAAATGACATTTAATGCAGCAGCCTCTCACACTTTAGTACGGCAACGCGTACAAACTGTGTTACTTGTTCTATGCCTTTCAgctcgtttctttttctaTGAACTCTTTGCACTTCTTCCAGCACCAACTCATCGACTACTGCGATATAGTCGTGGGGTATGGTAGTGTGGGCAGGAAAGACGCGTAGCGTAGCAGAAACAAAGCAGTCCATTCAGAGAAACAACAAGTGAAACACCACCGGTGCAAGAAGCTGCGTTGCACAGATTCGTCGTGCAACTCTTGAGCCTTTCCCCAAGGGTGCTCCGATCGGCAACACTCTATAAAAGCAAAGGCATACCGAGTAGCTCGGCGGTCTTCGAGCTGGCCTACTCATCACCCCCGCACAGCTGGTCAAGAAATGTCACGGCGCACTTGCTTCCCTGCACGATCCAGTACCCTGGTTAGGCTACCGATGCTGGCCATGCACTCATCCGAAGCATACGAGTCGAAAAGAGGCTCGCCCTTAACCGTATTTCGGATGAACCCGGCAAACGGGTGCAACACCTCCAACCACAGGCCATGGTGCGAGTGATCCCTTGGAGAAGAAAGGTATACTTGATCGCCGAATTCGAGGGTGCGTAGAGTTCGGGCACGCTCACTCGGTGCTGCATAGACCGCGAGCAGTGACGACCGCAGTTGCACAAATAGGCACGGAGATACATGTAGCGGCGCGGGTATCCAGGGATGCCGCAGCAACGTCGGTTGAAACAAATCACAACGCAGTAGTGCTTGAGCGTTAGGTCGGCGCTTCCAGTTTCTGCTCAGCATCGCCATCACGCAGTCCCCAAGCGCTCGGCTGTACCCACTCAGCGTGCTAgggtgaggaggggaaagCCTCAGGACACACCTTGTGTGAGTGTCCACACTGGTGACCCTAAACGGCGAATTGTTCACCATCAAACGATAGACAACAAGCCCCATGCTCCAAATATCCGCCTTTGATGTGTAGGCGTAGCCCGCAATAATCTCTGGCGCCAGGTAAAGCGGGGTGCCGACGCGCGAAACGACGCGCGCACCACAGCGCGAAAGGCGCTTCACCGAACCGAAATCGCCGAGCTTTGCCACAGGCCACCTACCGCCACCTGCCCTCGTTGATGAGAGGAATATGTTTTCCGGTTTTATGTCACGGTGCACTCTGTTTCTCTTGTGTATGTGATCAAGCCCGAGAAGGAGTTGAGCAACAATACtaagcacctcctcctcaggCAAGGGGTAGCCCTTTTTCAGGTAGTCACCAAGATCCCCGGCGTCGCAGTAGTCCATGAGAATACAGACCCGGCTCTCGTGGTCGATCCATGCGTCGTGGGACGTTACCACATTGAGACTGCACAGATTCATCATTCCAAGATACTCCTCGAGAAAGCCGGATTGCTTCACCAGCGATTTTGAACGCTTCACAACAAAGCAGGTGTCGCTTGCATCCCGAACAACATACGCGTCTCCGAAAGCGCCGCATCCAAGGAAGCCGACAAAGCGTAGCCCACGGCGGGCAAAGTCAGCTGCAATTTCCATCGTCACTAGCACGACACACACTTCTCATTGCATGTGTGTCGGTGATATGAATGCTTGAAGGCGTCCCCCCGTTGTGGTAAAGGATATCTCCGTACATGCATGGTATTCAACCGACAGATAAGGCAGAGGGGGCGAGGTTTGCAATTAGGGAAATCATCTGATATGATCCGCGCAAGGAGAGCACGCACAGGGCCATTGCTGAGGTGCTCTCCGTTGCCACCCTCACCGAGCAGCGCTGGAGCAACTTGATACACTCCATCATTCACTCGCCACACCACGACCCAGGAGACTAGGTCGCGTAAAATATAGAAAAGATGAGGTGGCACATGCGCATCTCATCAACATCGCACTCGCGAGCTGGTAGATTACACCACTAGTGAGACAGCGCAGACCACTGGCGCGCGATAGCAACCCAACTGCCTCACAAGCGTTGGCACTCTTTCCTTCCCTCATACCGTGTGTGGCGTCGAAGTTGGCTTGACTTTTTGCGATGCCTCATGCAGCAAGAAGGTGGAGCGCAGAAAAACAGAGAGCAGATTTTACCTCTTGGCGCTTCAAACATCTTCACCGCAATGGCTACCATggcatcacacacacacacggataCAGTGACATATACACATCCACAGCGCAGATCCGCGCGTCTCGGCGGCACCAGGTTATCAACACAGCATTTACCCCTTCACAGTGGATTAACTCAGGTACACTCCGAGGTCGATCATTGGGGTGCAATGTTCATACGCATCTGATTCTCACATTTTCTAAAGCCGGCTTTGGAGTAATAGGCGACCATGTCATCCGTGCAATTCAGGACCACCTTGTAGCAATAgctcgccctcgccacctccaccagGTCGCTAAGCAACTCGCGGCCAATGCCCTGACCGCGACAGTCAGGGTGGGTCACCACATCCTCCACGTGGCCCACGCACTTTCCACCGCGCGTGAACTTCGGCTCCACAACGAGAGAGGCGGTTCCTAGAATCTTCTGCGTCGTGGAAGAAACtgcaacgcgtgtgcgcaccccTGCAAGCACGCGGCGAGCGTGCAACTGCTCCAGCTCTTCTTGCGAAAGCGCAGGGGCAGACGTGAGGTGGCTAAGCAACTCTAGCACTTCTCCCAAATCACGCGTCTCCAGATCTCGAATGACGATAGAACTACTCATTGGCTTTACTGGTGAGGGTTGTAACAAGCCCGTATCGTGTCGAGGTACGCAAAGAAGTATATGTAAGTGTATGTGATTTCGCTAACGTCTtcgagaggcagagggaaacaaaaaaaaactcaAGCAGATATCAACGAGGAGCAGTGCATACAGGAAAGGATAGCTCAAAGACAGTACGCAGCTATAGAGATTGTCAAGCACATAGACTGCAGAGCACGAGGACGccgtttctttttcctctccaaagaaaaaaagagatcTCGACGTACCAACGCTGAGGCACCGCATTGCAGAACGTGCGATGAGACTTGGCGAGCAAAAATACCAAACGCAAATGGTTGCAGTTCTTTCAATTGTACACAATAAAGGAATTTCCCGCGACAACGAGTAGGAACACCTTAGCCTTCAAACAGGCTGAGAAGCACAAACTACAACCGAGTAGTGTCTAGATCGCCGATAACACTTCTGCCAGCACCATCACACATCAGCCGTCACAATCCGCACAACTGGAATACCGCGCCTCGCCCATAAAAAGCGTCTGAGGCACTCGAATGAAGCCAACAGAAAGAAACGGGACCGCTCACGAGCacgaagacacacacatgcacaaaTGCAAACGCACACAAACTCTACGTCGGAGAAAGCACCAACTCGAGGGGAGTGCATGTCCCGCCTTGAGCTTCACGCCCCTTCTGAAAGTATGCCAGGGCCGGAGCAGAACCCTCAAGGGGAGCCACAAGCCGCAAAGCACCACAACACTACTTCCCCAAATTCATCAATGCCGACACAGCCGACACAAAGTCTGTTAGGGATCGGAAACCAACAAGAAAGTGATCCAATGACCGCCTCAATGGAAATTTGCAGCCAGTGAACTGAAGGACGACGCGCCAAACGCACTGTTTGTGTTGCCTCCGCCGGAAAAGGCGCTCTTTGGCACGCtcgagaagccgccgccttgcGGAGCGCCACCAAACGCACTCGTAAATGCGCTTGTAGGACCGAACactggcgtcgctgcagagCAAAAGCTCGCGGTGGTGGAACCCGATCCGAAcccgccgctgatgccgcacgcgctgcccgcTCCAAACCCACACACTGCCTTACCGAAGGCTGTCGACGGGGCCTGTCCAAACCCTCCAGCGaccggctgcgcagctcccGCCGGCGGTGTCTGGCCGAAGGCACTTGGGCCTGGAGGGGCCTTACCGAAGGCGGTCGACGGGGCCTGCCCGAACCCTCCAGCGaccggctgcgcagctcccGCCGGCGGTGTCT is a genomic window containing:
- a CDS encoding putative protein kinase, which produces MEIAADFARRGLRFVGFLGCGAFGDAYVVRDASDTCFVVKRSKSLVKQSGFLEEYLGMMNLCSLNVVTSHDAWIDHESRVCILMDYCDAGDLGDYLKKGYPLPEEEVLSIVAQLLLGLDHIHKRNRVHRDIKPENIFLSSTRAGGGRWPVAKLGDFGSVKRLSRCGARVVSRVGTPLYLAPEIIAGYAYTSKADIWSMGLVVYRLMVNNSPFRVTSVDTHTRCVLRLSPPHPSTLSGYSRALGDCVMAMLSRNWKRRPNAQALLRCDLFQPTLLRHPWIPAPLHVSPCLFVQLRSSLLAVYAAPSERARTLRTLEFGDQVYLSSPRDHSHHGLWLEVLHPFAGFIRNTVKGEPLFDSYASDECMASIGSLTRVLDRAGKQVRRDIS
- a CDS encoding putative glucose 6-phosphate N-acetyltransferase, with the translated sequence MSSSIVIRDLETRDLGEVLELLSHLTSAPALSQEELEQLHARRVLAGVRTRVAVSSTTQKILGTASLVVEPKFTRGGKCVGHVEDVVTHPDCRGQGIGRELLSDLVEVARASYCYKVVLNCTDDMVAYYSKAGFRKCENQMRMNIAPQ